From a region of the Campylobacter sp. CNRCH_2014_0184h genome:
- a CDS encoding alanine racemase — protein sequence MAYIKIDRLAYEYNLDLIASKAGGYEKVICVFKDNAYGHGAKLLAPIARAKGINFIAVKNEDEAKELENIFDNILILSHHPHGNESEKFIYALNAKNDIKKLKKNTKIHLVMDTNMHRNGILPEEIQEVMQGLKSNNLILHGVMMHFAGSDEVDASYFVQKQKFQYAKKLIYDLLQEEAKNLVFHSHNSEALFRANTLEDDEYCRVGLVQFGYAHFNKDLRKVLSLWAEKLSQRVLKKGQSVGYGGMYSAKEDIEIATYDLGYADGLLRYDGKKDFFLPNGKKILGKMSMDSFSCENDSEVICVMNDANVMANFFNTINYEILVKLSPNLKRIVI from the coding sequence ATGGCTTATATAAAAATCGATCGCTTAGCTTATGAGTATAATCTTGACCTAATAGCCTCTAAGGCTGGAGGTTATGAAAAAGTAATTTGTGTTTTTAAAGATAATGCTTATGGTCATGGAGCTAAACTTTTAGCTCCTATAGCTAGAGCAAAAGGTATAAATTTTATAGCCGTAAAAAATGAAGACGAAGCAAAAGAGCTTGAAAATATTTTTGATAATATCTTAATTTTATCTCATCATCCACATGGTAATGAAAGTGAAAAATTTATTTATGCATTAAATGCAAAAAATGACATAAAAAAGCTTAAAAAAAATACAAAAATTCATTTAGTCATGGATACAAATATGCATAGAAATGGAATTTTACCTGAAGAAATTCAAGAAGTGATGCAAGGGTTAAAAAGTAATAATTTGATACTTCATGGAGTGATGATGCATTTTGCAGGAAGTGATGAAGTAGATGCAAGTTATTTTGTGCAAAAACAAAAATTTCAATACGCTAAAAAGTTAATTTATGATTTATTACAAGAAGAGGCTAAGAACTTAGTATTTCATTCTCATAATTCTGAAGCTTTATTTAGAGCAAATACTTTAGAAGATGATGAGTATTGTAGAGTAGGGCTTGTACAATTTGGTTATGCGCATTTTAATAAAGATTTGCGTAAGGTTTTGAGTTTATGGGCTGAAAAATTAAGCCAAAGAGTGTTAAAAAAAGGTCAAAGTGTTGGTTATGGTGGAATGTATAGTGCAAAAGAAGATATCGAAATAGCAACTTATGATTTAGGTTATGCTGATGGGCTTTTGCGTTATGATGGTAAAAAAGATTTTTTTCTTCCTAATGGTAAAAAAATACTTGGAAAAATGTCTATGGATAGCTTTTCTTGTGAAAATGATAGTGAGGTAATTTGTGTTATGAATGATGCAAATGTTATGGCTAACTTTTTTAATACTATTAATTATGAAATTTTAGTAAAACTTTCTCCAAATTTAAAAAGAATTGTAATTTAA